From one Sulfurimonas sp. HSL-3221 genomic stretch:
- a CDS encoding transglutaminase-like domain-containing protein, translating to MIAKFLRTFFTLLRVLILLYVPLFFIMALKQRHDEAALPLPPPQSVTLPDASLPHHRPGPRAGEMQLLSVPEKRSARIPAWLDRPANKSRGQGSGSQRLNKKPVAYFAYGRDLKAYYANGFFKHFIPFSVDSKWSAMHHISRHMHYVRDEQQFKGYAEIWLSSEEAYLSGRGDCEDHAILLADWLEGIGYDARVVFGTYKNEGHAWVVVFEAGNTYLLEATAKRVKSSFPLASALPNYHPKGMFNDRYIWYNYGSPLTTAYTGGQWIRTARFRPVEER from the coding sequence ATGATCGCAAAGTTCCTACGAACCTTCTTTACCCTGCTGCGGGTCCTTATCCTGCTCTACGTCCCCCTCTTCTTCATCATGGCGCTCAAACAGCGGCACGACGAAGCCGCCCTGCCGCTCCCGCCGCCGCAGAGCGTCACGCTGCCCGACGCTTCCCTTCCCCATCACCGTCCGGGGCCGAGAGCGGGTGAGATGCAGCTGCTCTCCGTGCCGGAGAAACGCAGCGCCAGGATCCCGGCATGGCTGGACCGGCCCGCCAACAAATCGCGGGGCCAGGGGTCCGGTTCCCAGCGTCTCAATAAGAAACCCGTCGCCTATTTCGCCTATGGGCGCGATCTCAAAGCCTACTATGCCAATGGTTTTTTCAAGCACTTCATCCCCTTCAGCGTCGATTCGAAATGGAGTGCCATGCACCATATATCAAGGCATATGCACTATGTGCGTGACGAACAGCAGTTCAAAGGGTATGCCGAGATCTGGCTCAGTTCCGAGGAAGCTTACTTAAGCGGGCGCGGCGACTGCGAGGATCACGCCATCTTGCTCGCCGACTGGCTGGAGGGAATCGGCTACGATGCACGGGTCGTCTTCGGAACGTATAAAAACGAGGGGCATGCCTGGGTCGTCGTGTTCGAAGCGGGAAACACCTACCTCCTCGAAGCAACGGCCAAGCGGGTGAAAAGCAGTTTCCCCCTGGCGTCCGCCCTGCCGAACTACCATCCCAAGGGGATGTTCAACGACCGGTACATCTGGTACAACTACGGATCGCCGCTCACCACGGCATACACCGGTGGCCAATGGATCAGAACGGCACGTTTCCGTCCGGTTGAAGAACGTTAA
- a CDS encoding DUF350 domain-containing protein, with product MPESDFFISTLINLSVNLVYTVAVLVIAVIALKYIDSKLLKSIALEEEIKKGNVAAAIFASTILIFIAIIVASSMT from the coding sequence ATGCCAGAAAGCGACTTTTTTATCTCCACTCTCATCAACCTTTCCGTCAATCTTGTCTATACGGTGGCTGTGCTCGTTATCGCCGTCATTGCCCTGAAGTACATTGACAGCAAACTGCTGAAATCCATCGCCCTCGAGGAGGAGATCAAAAAAGGCAACGTCGCCGCCGCGATCTTCGCGTCGACCATCCTCATCTTCATCGCCATCATCGTCGCCTCCTCGATGACATGA
- a CDS encoding T6SS phospholipase effector Tle1-like catalytic domain-containing protein — protein MLRLGVFFDGTGNNLYNDDLIGDGSLSNVAKLYKVYRASGYTAFYSQGVGTGKYKQGKTLSAKAVEAIRQRKKAKNDYYDALHMAFGGDAKSFVKHKLKKVRSAVRQNGSETVIIDVFGFSRGSAEARDFVNRINAAYKHDANVRIGFVGLFDTVATIGLANEVNIGFNLNLSNDSAEKIVHLTAKDEHRHNFPLESLRRADGTTEANTEEIALMGVHADVGGGYGELDDRQDLLLKGSEFYRVYPKHKKAQAEAQIDALRREAKEKGYELLHTLTRLPALSDWALDACFIEHAPVAYGLGNSSLQLMYTKASAQIPALAGLELLGETAAGHSRFEAPAAPDISYMHLSAVGDRYALSTSDWITNLKNPGGKRRVYFNDPQKAG, from the coding sequence ATGCTGCGGCTTGGCGTATTTTTTGACGGCACGGGCAACAATCTTTACAACGACGACCTCATCGGTGACGGATCGCTGAGCAACGTCGCCAAACTCTACAAAGTCTACCGTGCCAGCGGCTACACTGCCTTCTATTCCCAGGGGGTCGGCACAGGAAAATACAAACAGGGGAAAACCCTCTCAGCCAAGGCCGTCGAAGCGATACGGCAGCGCAAAAAGGCCAAGAACGACTATTACGACGCCCTCCATATGGCCTTCGGGGGTGATGCCAAAAGCTTTGTCAAACACAAGCTCAAAAAAGTCCGTTCGGCGGTGCGGCAAAACGGCAGTGAGACCGTCATCATCGATGTCTTCGGCTTCAGTCGGGGCTCCGCCGAGGCACGGGACTTCGTCAACCGCATCAATGCCGCCTACAAACACGACGCAAACGTACGCATCGGTTTTGTCGGCCTCTTCGATACGGTGGCGACGATCGGCCTCGCCAATGAGGTCAATATCGGTTTTAACCTGAACCTCTCGAACGATTCGGCTGAAAAGATCGTTCACCTGACCGCCAAAGACGAACACCGCCACAACTTTCCGCTGGAGTCACTGAGACGTGCGGACGGTACGACGGAAGCCAACACGGAGGAGATCGCCCTGATGGGAGTCCACGCCGATGTCGGCGGCGGGTACGGGGAGCTCGACGACCGCCAGGATCTCCTCCTCAAAGGGTCGGAGTTTTACCGGGTCTATCCGAAACACAAAAAGGCGCAGGCGGAGGCGCAAATCGATGCCTTGCGGCGGGAGGCGAAAGAGAAAGGCTACGAACTGCTCCACACCCTTACCCGGCTCCCCGCCCTCTCCGACTGGGCCCTGGACGCCTGTTTCATCGAACACGCACCGGTCGCCTATGGCCTCGGCAACAGTTCCCTGCAGCTGATGTATACGAAAGCTTCAGCACAAATTCCCGCCCTTGCAGGGCTTGAGCTCCTGGGGGAAACGGCCGCCGGTCACAGCCGCTTCGAAGCCCCCGCCGCTCCCGACATCAGCTATATGCATCTTTCCGCCGTCGGCGACCGATATGCGCTCTCAACGAGCGACTGGATCACGAACCTCAAAAACCCCGGCGGCAAACGCCGGGTCTATTTCAACGATCCACAAAAAGCCGGTTAG
- a CDS encoding alkene reductase: MMDLFSPLNVGNITLNNRIVMAPLTRCRSVEEHRANAMMANYYAQRASAGLIISEATMVSPMGMGYPATPGIYTPEQTASWKQVTQAVHDKGGKIYLQLWHVGRISHPSFLGGELPLAPSAVKPAGQTFTFEGMQDYVTPRPLETAEIPEIVAQYVDGAKNAVAAGFDGVEIHGANGYLIDQFLRDGTNRRKDAYGGSVENRSRFLLEIVEGVSAAIGADRTGVRLSPSGTFNDMSDSDPKTLFTHVLHRLSEHHLAYVHIVDALEGDIRHGANVVELAALRDAYKGVLITCGGYDKARGNAIIADGLADAVAYGLLYIANPDLPERFKADAPLNEPDPDTFYTQDEKGYLDYPTLG; the protein is encoded by the coding sequence ATGATGGATCTCTTTTCACCGCTGAACGTCGGAAACATCACCCTTAACAATCGCATTGTCATGGCACCGCTGACCCGCTGCCGGAGCGTAGAGGAGCACCGGGCCAACGCCATGATGGCCAACTACTATGCCCAGCGGGCCTCCGCCGGCCTCATCATCAGCGAAGCAACCATGGTCTCCCCGATGGGGATGGGCTACCCCGCGACGCCGGGCATCTATACGCCCGAACAGACGGCGTCATGGAAACAGGTGACGCAGGCCGTGCATGATAAGGGCGGGAAGATCTATCTGCAGCTGTGGCACGTGGGCCGCATCTCCCACCCCTCTTTCCTGGGCGGCGAGCTTCCCCTCGCCCCTTCAGCGGTCAAACCGGCGGGACAGACCTTCACCTTCGAGGGGATGCAGGACTATGTCACCCCGCGCCCGCTGGAGACTGCGGAGATCCCAGAGATCGTCGCCCAGTATGTCGACGGGGCAAAAAACGCCGTTGCCGCCGGGTTTGACGGTGTGGAGATCCACGGCGCCAACGGCTATCTCATCGACCAGTTCCTGCGCGACGGCACGAACAGGCGCAAAGACGCCTACGGCGGTTCCGTCGAAAACCGCAGTCGCTTCCTGCTCGAAATCGTTGAAGGCGTCAGCGCCGCCATCGGCGCCGACCGCACAGGGGTACGGCTCTCTCCCAGCGGGACTTTCAACGACATGAGCGACTCCGACCCCAAAACGCTTTTCACCCATGTGCTGCACCGTCTGAGCGAACATCATCTGGCGTACGTGCATATTGTCGATGCCCTCGAAGGAGATATCCGCCACGGGGCGAACGTCGTCGAGCTCGCCGCCCTGCGCGATGCCTACAAAGGTGTGCTTATCACCTGCGGCGGCTATGACAAAGCAAGAGGAAATGCCATCATCGCCGACGGCCTCGCCGACGCCGTCGCTTACGGGCTGCTCTACATCGCCAACCCCGACCTGCCGGAGCGCTTCAAGGCCGACGCGCCGCTGAACGAACCGGACCCGGACACCTTCTATACCCAGGACGAAAAGGGCTACCTGGATTACCCGACACTCGGATAG
- a CDS encoding DUF3137 domain-containing protein: MKTLAELEQVFELQIQPHIPPERTIPLNGTLKAVLFTSLFAVTGVLLLAGMPKIAVLVLLFFALIYSILATRRKPGRRRRTLKSFQRLAVAPLLRAIDPALKYNPYGGIAYRDILASKLADDFPAKTYEANNLLTYDNDGLPVRMSHVMLEHHEAGEKVPVLGGLFGMTAARRPVEGTTIVSFDLAEKHLGFLGSGLQPKAMYRGLERIRLDSSGFEKEYVVHGSDPIEANFLLSHTVMEKLEELIREYRVFPRIAFVGDTIYIAVLNGGFFQPFSWTFNDLKQSINALNFAREAIKAIHHHHRL; this comes from the coding sequence TTGAAGACATTGGCTGAACTGGAACAGGTCTTCGAACTACAGATCCAGCCGCATATTCCCCCTGAACGGACCATCCCTCTAAACGGCACGCTCAAAGCCGTACTCTTTACCTCTCTTTTTGCGGTGACAGGGGTCCTGCTCCTCGCGGGTATGCCTAAGATCGCCGTACTGGTTCTTCTCTTTTTCGCGCTGATATACAGCATACTTGCCACCAGGCGAAAACCCGGTAGAAGACGGCGGACGCTCAAGAGCTTCCAGCGTCTCGCCGTTGCCCCGCTGCTCCGGGCGATCGACCCCGCGCTGAAGTACAACCCCTACGGGGGCATCGCCTACCGCGACATCCTCGCGTCGAAACTGGCGGATGATTTCCCGGCCAAGACCTATGAAGCCAACAACCTGCTGACCTACGACAACGACGGTCTCCCGGTGCGGATGTCTCATGTCATGCTCGAACATCACGAAGCGGGGGAGAAGGTGCCGGTATTAGGCGGCCTGTTCGGCATGACGGCGGCCCGCCGACCGGTAGAGGGCACGACGATCGTCTCCTTCGACCTCGCAGAGAAGCACCTCGGTTTTCTCGGAAGCGGGCTGCAGCCCAAGGCGATGTACCGGGGGCTTGAAAGAATACGCCTCGACAGCAGCGGCTTTGAAAAAGAGTATGTCGTCCACGGAAGCGATCCCATCGAAGCTAATTTTCTGCTGTCGCATACGGTGATGGAAAAACTCGAAGAACTCATCAGAGAGTACCGCGTCTTCCCCCGCATCGCTTTCGTCGGGGACACCATCTACATCGCCGTGCTCAACGGCGGTTTCTTCCAACCTTTTTCGTGGACGTTCAACGATCTGAAACAGAGCATCAATGCGCTCAATTTCGCGCGCGAAGCCATCAAAGCGATCCATCATCACCACCGCCTCTAG
- a CDS encoding ester cyclase, giving the protein MKTIMKICALSVLAAFAAGLGGCAKVQPGVACEKDQERIAANLANFDDLDFNVYSGQKWDELSRSHAKGIVVHWPDGRTTKGIGIHIEDLKGMFVWAPDTRIETHPIKVAQGEWTAVIGVIQGTFTRPMPIGEGKFIQPTGKSFKLTMSTFGHWTDKGTMDEEYLFWDNQEFMRQIGLGQ; this is encoded by the coding sequence ATGAAAACGATCATGAAAATTTGCGCATTATCGGTGCTGGCGGCGTTCGCTGCCGGTCTCGGCGGCTGTGCAAAAGTGCAGCCGGGCGTCGCCTGCGAAAAAGACCAGGAGCGCATTGCGGCCAACCTGGCCAATTTCGACGACCTGGACTTCAACGTCTACAGCGGCCAGAAATGGGACGAGCTCTCCCGCAGCCATGCGAAGGGCATTGTCGTCCACTGGCCCGACGGACGGACGACGAAAGGGATCGGCATTCACATTGAAGACCTGAAAGGTATGTTCGTGTGGGCCCCGGATACCCGGATCGAAACCCACCCGATCAAAGTCGCGCAGGGAGAGTGGACGGCCGTCATCGGCGTCATCCAAGGTACCTTCACACGTCCGATGCCCATCGGAGAAGGCAAGTTCATTCAACCGACCGGAAAATCGTTCAAACTGACCATGTCGACGTTCGGCCACTGGACGGACAAAGGAACGATGGACGAGGAGTACCTCTTTTGGGACAATCAGGAGTTCATGCGGCAGATCGGACTGGGGCAATAG
- a CDS encoding amidohydrolase family protein, whose product MIIKASVLYDGRTRREACYVHIEGTQIKAVTDSAERYDFEGIVTPAFVDPHSHIGMFREGEPSSEAEGNDMTDQIQPLNEPLQSIYMDDPAFTYAIDFGVLYSCIVPGSGNVIGGKTTVIRHFAPNVDGALVKHLGYKMALGYNPTSTRQWKGTRPNTRMGVNALLEERFDTLLAREKKARTARDIALLELDESAEGELLALKREQIEADYHAAFTATEHALLDLLQGNKLVKIHVHKEDDALYLIELVKKYGLRASAEHCMDIHHRHIFEALDAAGIPVVFGPLGSVGYKTELKHASYKNVSELVGAKVPMAVMSDHPVIHAHTLRDASQYFMIAGLDATDAINLLTRENARAIEMDAELGTIEPGKWASLLLWDREPMMLGAIPRVVIGEGRVLRQ is encoded by the coding sequence GTGATCATTAAAGCCAGCGTTCTCTACGACGGCCGTACGCGCCGGGAAGCATGTTATGTCCATATCGAGGGCACACAGATCAAAGCCGTGACGGACAGTGCGGAACGGTACGATTTCGAAGGGATCGTTACTCCCGCCTTTGTCGATCCGCATTCCCATATCGGGATGTTCCGTGAAGGCGAACCCTCTTCAGAGGCCGAAGGTAACGACATGACCGACCAGATCCAGCCGTTGAACGAGCCCCTGCAGAGCATCTATATGGATGATCCGGCGTTTACCTATGCCATCGATTTCGGCGTGCTCTACAGCTGCATCGTCCCCGGCAGCGGCAACGTCATCGGCGGGAAGACGACCGTCATCCGCCATTTTGCGCCGAATGTCGACGGCGCGCTGGTCAAACACTTGGGATACAAGATGGCGCTGGGCTACAACCCGACATCGACGCGGCAGTGGAAAGGAACACGTCCCAATACGCGTATGGGGGTCAATGCCCTCCTCGAAGAGCGTTTCGATACATTGCTGGCCCGGGAGAAAAAAGCGCGTACCGCCCGCGATATCGCTCTGCTGGAGCTGGACGAAAGCGCTGAGGGAGAGCTCCTTGCCCTCAAACGGGAGCAGATCGAGGCGGACTACCATGCCGCTTTCACGGCGACGGAACACGCGCTGCTGGACCTGCTTCAGGGGAACAAACTCGTCAAGATCCACGTTCACAAAGAGGACGATGCGCTCTATCTGATCGAGTTGGTCAAAAAGTACGGGCTGCGCGCCAGCGCGGAGCACTGCATGGATATTCATCACCGCCATATCTTCGAAGCCCTCGATGCGGCGGGAATCCCCGTCGTCTTTGGACCGTTGGGAAGCGTCGGGTATAAAACCGAGCTCAAACACGCCTCGTATAAGAACGTCTCCGAGCTGGTCGGGGCAAAGGTGCCGATGGCGGTCATGAGCGATCATCCCGTCATCCATGCACACACCCTGCGCGATGCGTCGCAATACTTCATGATCGCCGGTCTCGATGCGACGGATGCGATCAATCTTCTTACCCGGGAAAATGCCCGTGCCATTGAAATGGACGCGGAGCTCGGCACCATCGAGCCGGGCAAATGGGCCTCGCTGCTGTTATGGGACCGTGAGCCGATGATGCTCGGCGCCATCCCCCGCGTCGTCATCGGCGAAGGGCGTGTCCTGCGGCAATAG
- a CDS encoding DUF3617 domain-containing protein, translating into MRSVLTALICSGFLFSACSSEPAGPDFKEGKWSITSQTEMQGMAMQIPATTFEQCMSAKDRVPVQQNDNDGCKVLEQKIDGNTVSWRIECNHSKGDGTITYTDESFQGKMNMHTDTGMGAMTMTTTMTGKYLGPCE; encoded by the coding sequence ATGCGATCGGTACTTACCGCTTTAATCTGCTCCGGGTTCCTCTTCAGCGCCTGCTCTTCGGAACCGGCAGGACCGGACTTCAAAGAGGGAAAATGGTCCATCACCAGCCAAACGGAAATGCAGGGAATGGCGATGCAGATCCCCGCAACGACCTTTGAGCAGTGCATGAGCGCGAAAGATCGCGTTCCGGTACAGCAAAACGACAATGACGGCTGTAAAGTCTTGGAACAGAAGATTGACGGCAACACCGTATCCTGGCGCATCGAATGCAACCATTCCAAAGGGGACGGCACAATCACCTATACGGATGAAAGCTTCCAGGGAAAAATGAACATGCATACCGATACGGGTATGGGCGCCATGACGATGACGACGACGATGACGGGCAAATACCTCGGCCCCTGCGAATAA
- a CDS encoding monooxygenase, whose protein sequence is MNFMLQVDFPYEGPFGAEMSEAMRGLAEDIAQEKGLVWKIWTESEADKTAGGIYLFDNEADARRYLEKHEARLTSFGIQHIRSVIFRTNDVLSRIDRAPL, encoded by the coding sequence ATGAATTTTATGCTTCAAGTCGATTTTCCGTATGAAGGACCGTTCGGAGCGGAGATGAGCGAAGCGATGCGCGGCCTCGCGGAAGACATCGCACAGGAGAAAGGTCTGGTCTGGAAGATCTGGACCGAGTCCGAAGCCGACAAAACCGCCGGGGGGATCTACCTCTTCGACAATGAAGCGGACGCACGCCGCTATCTTGAAAAGCACGAGGCACGCCTGACCTCGTTCGGTATCCAACACATCCGCTCCGTTATCTTCCGGACCAACGATGTGCTGAGCAGAATAGACCGCGCGCCGCTTTAA
- a CDS encoding MarR family winged helix-turn-helix transcriptional regulator produces the protein MSFCFSALQSSTIFNRIILRAVQHEGFTELTPALLGIFAHLSERDGMSVSALAVALGSTRQAAHKHVGKLASSGYIELQTRPDNRKEKVVMLTPRGEVLVNVALKVIADTEAEMGRFLGRDVFEQYLKNQEALLHFLEALERGEGT, from the coding sequence ATGTCCTTCTGTTTCAGCGCACTTCAATCCAGTACCATCTTCAACCGCATCATTCTCAGGGCCGTTCAGCACGAAGGTTTTACGGAGCTGACCCCCGCACTGCTCGGCATCTTCGCGCATCTGTCTGAAAGGGACGGGATGAGTGTCAGTGCGCTGGCCGTGGCGCTGGGGAGCACGCGCCAGGCGGCGCATAAACATGTCGGGAAACTGGCGTCGTCGGGCTACATCGAACTGCAGACGCGTCCGGACAACCGGAAAGAGAAGGTCGTCATGTTGACGCCGCGGGGCGAAGTGCTGGTGAATGTGGCCCTGAAAGTGATCGCCGACACCGAGGCGGAAATGGGCCGCTTCCTGGGGCGGGATGTGTTCGAGCAGTACCTGAAGAACCAGGAAGCGCTTTTACATTTTCTGGAGGCGTTGGAGCGGGGGGAAGGGACTTAA